In the genome of Brachypodium distachyon strain Bd21 chromosome 3, Brachypodium_distachyon_v3.0, whole genome shotgun sequence, the window TTGCCACTTCTTTAGAAGGCTCTAGCCCCTTCTCAAAAGAAGAAGTCTCTAGCCCCACATTAAGTATACCTCCACAAGGGTATTCTTTTCTAAGGGTAGAACAACAACTACAGTGTCACGATGTTCAAGAAGCTCTCTTGGGAGGAGACATATTCTGTAGGAGTCTGGTAGTTGTAGCGATAACCACCATCTGAAGCAGTACACCTAGCAAATAGAAATGAAGGATTGTTATCATCATATAGTCTGTCGATGATTTGAAGAGATCAATGTAGAACTTACCGAGTACAACACGAACCACATCGAACAATTCATAGCTAGTTATGGCTCCAGTGTTTTGCTTCATGATCTAGCAACAACCAATGCTAATTAATATATGTGTCCATAGTCCGGAGGAAGAGTTTGCCAAGAACATAGACAAAAAAGATGAAGTCGTACACGAAACTAAGAAAATAATATCGGCAAAGTGCAGAGAGGATGCATTGCAAAATCCCATCCACCCTTTAcgtcaaaaaaataatcccATCCACAGCAGCATCCAAGAGCAGTGAAGTGAAAACATAATTCATAATTTAAAGGAGTTAACACATAAACTTCTTAAATTGCCGTCCTACATTTGACGACATCAACAGCCAGTTACCAGatagaaaagagagaaatgcCAAATGGATATATGTGGAGACCCGTGTCACTGTTACTTGGAACTATTACAATTAAGATACGTGTCAATTGCTGTTCCTTGCAGCTAGCTCTACCATGTGGACTTGTGGACAATGGCAGTCACCTTTCACATGCATGTGGACAATTTTACACAACATATTCTATATCTGATTATTAAAACTCTCAAATTTGCTACAGCTATTTATATGCTCTATATaatcattcttttttttaatgataaTCCATCTTCTTTATAGCCGAATATTTGTATGCTCTATATAGTCAGTCATTCTTTGTTGAGTATAGTCCAGTCTTCTTTGTAGTCGAATCATCACAAAGACTTCAATTTTCCCTAAACTGCCCTGCTTGGCCGCTTCTAGCAGGTGGTCAACATTTTGCAATATGGACTTATTATAAGATCAGTAATATATTCAAATTCATAACATATTTTTGGACTTAAGTCTGGTGCCTAATCAGTGATTAAGTGTGACTAGACAGTAAACCAGAGCCTAAACATGGATCAGTGGGACTAGGTGTCCTCCTAGGCTGGAAGGTGCAGCCGTCTAGGTGGCCACCTTTTAGAACAATGGTTTTACATGCATGTTTGGTTCACAACTCAGCTTGAGTTTGTTTCTGAGGTCATGTGTATTGACAGGACTAAGCCATACCAACAATAGCAAATATTTCATTGCTTAAACCAACCCTCTAGAAACTACAGAAATTAATGGCCTTAACAAGCCAGGCTGCCACGTCAATGAAGCTGAAGAAGATTTGTTCATACTCTTAGAGGAACCGAAGCATTAAAAAGAGAGCGTCACGTGAGATACAACTTCACACAGGCATATGATACTTGTAAAAACATTTATGAACTAAATTTCTtagtccaaagtccaaacctTGACGAACAACTCTGACCGAATAATGCACGTCACAGAGAATGCAACAGCAATTGATGAAAAGCTTGTGTACAGCCGAAGCAGCACTGCCATAGTCCGCCTCCGCCCTGTGGAGCACCAAACCACAACACAGAACAACACGATCAGCTCAAATGCAATCAACAACCAACAACAAGATTAGCTCAAATGCAATCAACAACCTGAGTAAGGTAGTCTGATAAAATGAGGCTGTAAAGAGGATGATCATTGCAAAAACATAGCTGGAGTACAAAACATTATTTCTTCAGATGTCCTCTAAGAAAGTATATTTGCAATCTGGTGGGAGTAAACTTTGGATACCTACAGTCCCATGATCATTATTCCATATGTGGAGAGAGTGGTTGAGGCTGTTCAAGAAAAAGGATCAGAAGctcattttttttggatatTGCTGCAATTTGCTGGCCGCAATGGAAGGCATATGATAATGTGCGATTTAATAATGTCATACACTCATACTTGCTTATACTAACATGATCGTCTCTGAAGCTATCAAGTAGGACTAGTACTATCTACTATTACCACGCAGGGTTTCATCTTTCATGCCATGGATGCTCATCAATAGACAGCTTGAAGCCTCTAGCAAGTTGAAGCTCATGAGTCAAACAGACGACAAGAACAATCGAATTGCTGAACTCTCCTAGTTCGCTAGTCTCCTCCACTAAGAAGTGCAGTGTCCTGTGACTACTGTTGGCGATATTTTTGTGGATTGCCTATACGGATTCCTTCTTTGCTGCCGTAGTTGTGGTTTTCCCTTTTCAGCTCAGTTAcatcaatttttctttttctttttgagataATAGAATCTTTCAGTGAACTCAttagaccttttctttcctGAAACTGGTTAGGAATTGTAAAGACCTTAGTGCGATTTCTTTAcaaaaaacatactccctccgtcccatattaagtgtctcaaatttgttcaaatatgaatgtatctacacctaaaaagcgtctagatacatgtaatatttcgacacttaatatgagacggagggagtagttagaTCCATTGTTACCAGGGAAAAGACAGGGAATTTGGGTATATAAGTTCAGAACAATTATGATTGACCCAGAACGTCACCTAATTCACCCAACAGAATGGCCAGCAGCCCTGCTGCCACGGAAAGAACGGCGAACTTGTTCACTTCCGCCCCCTTCGACAGCGAGAGGAACAACAATGCCCCACCGGCGACCTGGTGCAGCGCCTACAGAAATCAAACCACGACCAGATCAGCAACCACAGCGATGACAATCGCACGCGCTGGTCCGTACCTGTACGAGGATGAGGCTGGCGAGCCTGGATCTGCCGTCGGCGACTCTCTGGTACCCTGCGATGGCGCGCGAGAATCGCGGATGTTTTGGGGGCTGGGTTAGGATTCCTGAAGCCAACGAGAAGTGTAGTGCGGGGTCTGGGGCGGTGGATGCTTACGGGAGTCGACGACCATGCGGTAGGAGAAGTCGGAGCCATCCGTGCCGGATGGCCGgccgcgccgctgctgcaTCGGAattgacgacgacgacgacggggcTCGCGGTGAAGGGAGGAGAGAGTCCCCGAGAGGCTAGAGGTCTGTACAGAGAACAGAAGGCGCCTTCATGCTTGACAGACTCTTGTTTGCTGATAAACACGCCTCCTACTCTTAAACACAGAAAGCTTGAATACGTTTTCGGAACTGCTAAGTGTATCACACTGATTCATTTCCCGCACAACACGGCCGAAGACGCACGCGAAGACAACGCCACACTAGTCTCCAGTCCACCAccgcctccagctccggcgACACCGACGGTGCCGCCATTCCGCCGTCGGGTGCCTCCATGTCTGCCCCGTCTGACCAGTCGGCAGCTACTGCCGGTGGGGATGCCTCGAATGATCCTACTGCggccgacggcgccgccgaagTCAGCGACGACGTGCACGACTCGAAGGAGGTCGTCCTGCGGCGCTGCTTCCTTCAGGAGTGGGAGCTGGTCTCTGAAATCCTCCACCGCATCGTCGCCGCTGGCGGTGTCGCCGAGCCCGCCGACGTCCACAGGATCCGCTCCATCGTAAGTTCTGTTCCCCAACTCCATCTCCGATTGTTACCTGTCGCTAAACCATAGATCTCGACGAGAATTATGCCTTGCCCTAATAGAGATGCTaggttttgtttggttggagtGGGTTACGGATGAGATTAAGCTGTTTCAGCGGCAATTACTACTTGCACAAACAAAATTCGAAGAGATCGTGTAAAGTTTCAAGCTTCATGTTCTCGGCAAACCCCCAATaagatgctttttttttacagctagGATGTTGTTTTTTTCACTAAACACCCTGTCACTGTTGGGGATATGATTTAAGTTTTTTGGTTGACTAATCTAGCAAATTTGCATTGGGTGTCGTGTTTGCTTTATAAAAAGTAGAAAAGAAACCTTGCACTGAAAATTGAGAGGTTTATTTTGTAGACAAATAGTTTGGTTTTGTCAATCTGTGAACTTCCATTATGACAAACTTATAATATTTAAAAGCTTGATACAGATAAATGCCATGttttttgttgagaaataGATGGACAAATATCAAGAAGAGGGTCAACTTCTCGAGCCATACCTAGAGGGCATCATCTCACCACTTATGTCATTGGTTCGATCGAAGATAATGGAACTTGGTGCTGACACCGATGAGCTCCTGAATATTATCAAGCCTTTGTGTATTATCATCTACACTCTGGTCACAGTGTGTGGGTATAAAAGTGTCATCAAGTTCTTCCCGCATCAGGTTTCAGATCTAGAGCTTGCGGTTGCTCTCCTTGAGAAGTGCCATACAATGAGCTCAGCGACGGCTCTTAGGCAAGAGAGCACAGGAGAAATGGAGACAAAGTGTGTTGTTCTGTTGTGGCTTTATATACTGATCTTAATTCCATTTGATATCTCCTCCGTGGACACGAGCATTGCTACTGTTGACCACATGGGTGGATCTGAGGTCGTCCCGCTTGTGACAAGGATATTGGACATCTGTAAGGATTATCTGTCCAATTCTGGTCCAATGAGAAGGATGTCAGGGTTGCTGCTTGCAAGGCTCTTGACTCGCCCAGACATGCCGAAGGCTTTCAGCAGGTTATccttgcaatttttttgttacaaCTTACAACCATCATGTATATAAATTTCAAATAGCTAAATTACCTTCAGAAGTATCCTGTCAATGTGACAACCATGGTCTTTCTATCACTGTCAGAACGAGTTATTGTCTGAAATGAATGCAAAATGTTAATTGTTTCTATTTAACTGACCATCTTTGTAATCTATGACATATAGTAGAAGACAATGTATTGAGTTGCCTCTGTTGTGTTTTCAGTTTCATGGAATGGGCACACAAGATCTTGTTGTTTGTCACAGATGACTTTGTGGATCAATTTAGGTCCATCGGTATAGTGGAAGCTTTAGCATCAATATTTAAGGTTTGTCTTTGccatttttagtttttttactTTTGAACGTAATACTGCATATGTTGTACAGTTTTATTTTCCACTTTTTAACCTAACAATTTGGAAAACAGTATAGTCCATTTATATTTTGTCTTTAGAATTAAGAAGTTATATTACTCCTGTGATTATTTTTATTGCTTTCATAAGTCATTCACGCGAACATAACATCTCAATTATCCTTCATGTCGTAGGGACCTTCCCTACTGTTTTTGTGTCAAAAAATTACCCTTTATGTCGTCCTTTTGGTTCCTCGTGCTGCAGATTGGTAACCGGAAAATGCTACATGATGCTGTTTCTAGTATTTGGAATGATTGTTCAGTTTTGATGAAGACTAATATTGCAATCAGAAGTCCCCTCCTTAGGAAATTTCTGGTCAAACTGGCTCAGCGAGTTGCTCTCATTAGCTTGCCTCCCCGTTCGCCATCATGGCGCTATCAGGTTTGAAATCTTTCATAGTTGACCTTTGTTTTAGTCACTAATTTTATGGTTTTATCAATACTTTCTTGCTTAGGAGTATAGATTGTTCCGTAGCACTTGTTCTTTCCAGAATAAAGTTCTTGCCACACAGCAAAAAATGGTTTACTGATGGACTACCTAGCACTCTTACTTTACAATGTTTCCATTACCTGGTTCATTGTTAAATTTAGTGTAAGATGTCTGTCTGATATGGCCATATGTACATGCAAGCTGATAAACTGATACGCACCTGGCAGAACTCCaaatcacttttttttaaggaaacaATAGGGCCATGCCTCCTggaaatatatttatatttaaaagGAATCggagttcaaaaaaaaaaaaaccgaaacaAGATTGATATCAAGTGTCCAAAAATGTCAAACTGTGCATCCTCTAGCTGTTTACTTAATGTATCTAACATCTTTGAGATCACATCCTACTCATGGAAGTCATTTGTTAAATATGTTAATGTATCTAACATCTTAGAGATCACATCCTACTCATGGAAGtcatttgtcaaaaaatagaTGTGTGGACTATTAATATGGTAGCAGTACGCATAGCTTGACACTAACTTAGCATCCACTGACTATTGTGGGGATCTGCTTACTCTGAATAGTAATCAGCTTACATGGTGGTTTGTTGATTTGATATTTCTATATAAAATGCCGTTTGTCTCTTTGGATTAAACCTGAGAAGCTATTTCTGGGATGAAGCCTGTCAAAACTGATGCGAGGATTAGCTAAGGGCATATAAGCTCTTTAGTTGCATCAAAAGCGCAGCCTGTACCACACTCTGCATCACATCTCCTGCTTTTAAAATTGCTGAAATGATTTAGCCAGTTTCCGAGATGGTTAATGCAGAAGAATCATCGTTTAACTATTGATGTCATGTTTTACATCTGTCTTTCACTGGATGAAACTTGTCAGAAGTATTTTCTCTTGTTTTGTACCTTTCTTCAGTCTACTATTCTTTCCTTGTTTCACCATAGTGCTTACTGGTTTCCATTGTTCAGTCAATTAGTAGTTCGCTGGGTGCAAATCTTTCGAGCTCTACCGGTGAGTGTTTAAGTGGATCATCCCAACAAGTGAACATTGATCAAGAGGACACATTTTCATTGGAAGAAGATATGGATGTTCCAGAAACTGTGGAAGAGATTATCGACCTACTATTGACTGGCTTGAGGGATTCCGTATGTTCTCATCTCAATGTTATCtgtaaatataaatatttgaGTTTGTTATATGCATCATGTAGATATATTTACAAATTATATGAAGTCCTCTTTACTTTTGAGAGGTCCACTATTTCTGCTGTGTTTCTCAATCTTTCTGCATGCATTCTGATTGTTCACATATAAGTGAAATATAATTTCCTTCACTATGACTTTTTTTATGGGTTGGAAGAGAGATGATGAAATTGTTTCGTGGACATTCCTGTATATTAGTTTTCATCACCATATGAAGTGTGAACAAGCTTCAAACAGTTAATGTGCCTGCCTGCCACATAAAC includes:
- the LOC100830229 gene encoding uncharacterized protein LOC100830229, which gives rise to MQQRRGRPSGTDGSDFSYRMVVDSRYQRVADGRSRLASLILVQALHQVAGGALLFLSLSKGAEVNKFAVLSVAAGLLAILLGELGRRRTMAVLLRLYTSFSSIAVAFSVTCIIRSELFVKIMKQNTGAITSYELFDVVRVVLGVLLQMVVIATTTRLLQNMSPPKRAS